From a single Rhodothermus sp. genomic region:
- a CDS encoding biotin/lipoyl-containing protein: MPKMGESITEGTVVAWLKQPGDRVEADEPLLEIGTDKVDTEVPSPAS, from the coding sequence ATGCCCAAGATGGGCGAGAGCATTACGGAGGGGACGGTGGTGGCGTGGTTGAAGCAGCCTGGGGATCGGGTGGAGGCGGACGAGCCGTTGTTGGAGATTGGGACGGACAAGGTAGACACGGAGGTGCCGTCACCGGCTTCT